One genomic window of Tenacibaculum tangerinum includes the following:
- the trpA gene encoding tryptophan synthase subunit alpha has protein sequence MNSIQQIFNQKENDLLSIFFTAGFPKLNDTTKVIAELSNSGVDFIEVGLPYSDPLADGPTIQHSSDVALKNGMNLDVVFQQLAAIKDSNSTPLVLMGYLNQMIKYGEDTFCQKVKDCGIDTVIIPDLPMVEYESHYQQLFDTYGISNVFLITPHTSEERIRKIDNLTNAFIYVVASASITGAKGEVSEEQINYFKRIQAMNLKSKLIVGFGISDNQTFTTACEYANGAIIGSAFIKQLDRNGIKGIDRFVNSIKRV, from the coding sequence ATGAACTCAATTCAACAAATATTCAATCAAAAGGAAAACGATTTGCTATCAATATTCTTTACAGCAGGTTTTCCAAAACTAAACGACACCACAAAAGTTATTGCTGAACTCAGTAATAGCGGAGTAGATTTTATAGAAGTCGGATTGCCCTATTCTGATCCATTAGCTGACGGACCAACCATTCAGCATAGTAGCGATGTAGCACTAAAAAACGGCATGAATCTCGATGTGGTTTTTCAACAATTGGCAGCGATTAAAGATTCAAATTCCACTCCTTTGGTGTTGATGGGCTATTTGAATCAGATGATTAAATATGGAGAAGATACATTCTGTCAAAAAGTTAAGGATTGTGGCATTGACACGGTAATTATTCCTGATTTACCCATGGTAGAATATGAAAGTCACTATCAGCAGTTATTCGATACTTATGGAATTTCAAATGTTTTTTTAATTACACCACATACATCCGAAGAACGTATTCGTAAGATTGATAATTTGACCAATGCCTTTATCTATGTAGTGGCTTCCGCCTCCATTACTGGTGCCAAAGGAGAGGTTTCCGAAGAACAAATCAATTACTTTAAAAGAATTCAAGCAATGAATTTAAAAAGTAAGCTAATTGTGGGTTTTGGTATTTCAGATAACCAAACTTTTACAACGGCTTGTGAGTATGCAAACGGGGCTATTATTGGGTCGGCATTTATCAAACAACTTGACAGGAATGGAATTAAAGGAATTGATAGATTTGTAAATTCGATAAAGAGAGTTTAA
- the trpB gene encoding tryptophan synthase subunit beta: MKLKFQPDNNGYYGQFGGAFIPELLYPNVKELEDNYIQIIASDSFQKEYKDLLKHYVGRPSPLYLAKRLSEKYGATIYLKREDLNHTGAHKVNNTIGQILIAKHLGKTKILAETGAGQHGVATATVCALMGLECIVFMGATDIKRQAPNVARMKMLGAKVVPATSGSKTLKDATNEAIRYWIQHPDTYYLIGSVVGPHPYPDMVARLQAVISEEMKVQLKEQTGNENPDTIIACVGGGSNAAGAFYHYLDDEEVELIAVEAAGLGVNSGESAATSQLGEVGVIHGSKTILMQDEYGQIVEPYSISAGLDYPGVGPLHAYLHETKRATFMNATDKEALDAAYELTKIEGIIPALETAHALAVLSKMDLQKNQVVVINLSGRGDKDLETYIKHLE; this comes from the coding sequence ATGAAATTAAAATTTCAACCAGACAATAACGGGTATTACGGACAATTTGGAGGAGCTTTTATTCCTGAATTGTTATATCCAAACGTAAAAGAGTTAGAAGATAATTATATACAAATTATAGCATCCGATTCTTTTCAAAAGGAATACAAAGATTTGTTAAAGCATTATGTTGGACGCCCGAGTCCGTTGTATTTAGCAAAACGATTATCAGAAAAATACGGAGCTACGATTTATTTAAAAAGAGAAGACTTAAATCACACAGGGGCACACAAAGTAAACAATACCATTGGTCAGATTCTCATAGCCAAACATTTAGGCAAGACTAAAATTTTGGCAGAAACAGGGGCTGGTCAGCACGGGGTTGCCACGGCAACAGTCTGTGCTTTAATGGGGTTAGAGTGTATTGTTTTTATGGGAGCAACCGATATCAAACGTCAAGCACCGAATGTAGCTCGCATGAAAATGTTGGGAGCCAAAGTAGTGCCGGCTACTAGTGGGAGTAAAACACTGAAAGATGCTACGAATGAAGCCATTCGTTATTGGATTCAACATCCAGACACCTACTATCTGATCGGTTCTGTAGTAGGACCACATCCGTATCCTGACATGGTAGCTCGTTTGCAAGCGGTAATTTCAGAAGAAATGAAAGTACAATTAAAAGAACAAACGGGAAATGAGAATCCTGATACCATCATTGCTTGTGTGGGTGGAGGAAGCAATGCCGCTGGGGCTTTTTATCATTATTTAGACGATGAAGAAGTTGAATTGATAGCCGTAGAAGCCGCAGGGCTAGGAGTAAATTCAGGAGAAAGTGCCGCAACTTCACAATTAGGAGAAGTAGGGGTGATTCACGGAAGTAAAACCATTTTAATGCAAGATGAATACGGACAAATTGTAGAGCCTTATTCCATCTCAGCAGGATTGGATTATCCGGGTGTAGGACCGTTGCATGCTTATTTACACGAAACCAAGCGCGCAACATTTATGAATGCCACGGATAAAGAAGCGCTAGACGCCGCTTATGAATTGACAAAAATAGAGGGGATTATTCCTGCCTTAGAAACAGCACATGCCTTGGCTGTATTGTCAAAAATGGATTTGCAAAAAAATCAAGTGGTGGTAATAAACTTATCAGGTAGAGGCGATAAAGATTTAGAAACGTATATTAAACATTTAGAGTAA
- a CDS encoding phosphoribosylanthranilate isomerase codes for MKLKVCGMKFIENIQQVAEVKPDYLGFIFYEKSPRNFEGIIPKLPNGVKKVGVFVNEYLEIVVSLVEEYQLEAVQLHGDESVDYIQKLKAHLPKVEIIKVFGIKDEFNFEVLAPYEEVVNYFLFDTKGKERGGNGITFNWEVLQNYNSTKPFFLSGGMGLEEIDELQLFFTGTASECCYAIDINSKFEIKPGVKSVEKIRKFKKAVITNEVT; via the coding sequence ATGAAACTAAAAGTTTGCGGCATGAAGTTTATAGAAAATATTCAGCAAGTAGCTGAAGTGAAGCCCGATTATTTAGGGTTTATTTTCTATGAAAAATCACCAAGAAATTTTGAAGGAATCATTCCGAAGTTACCTAATGGGGTTAAAAAAGTAGGTGTTTTCGTAAATGAATATTTAGAGATTGTGGTTTCTTTAGTTGAAGAATATCAGTTAGAAGCAGTTCAGTTACATGGAGATGAATCGGTTGACTATATTCAAAAATTGAAAGCACATTTACCTAAAGTAGAAATTATAAAGGTATTTGGAATTAAAGACGAATTCAACTTTGAGGTTTTAGCACCTTATGAAGAAGTGGTCAATTACTTTTTGTTTGATACCAAAGGAAAAGAACGAGGAGGAAATGGCATAACCTTTAATTGGGAAGTTTTACAAAACTACAACTCAACAAAACCATTTTTTTTGAGTGGCGGAATGGGTTTAGAAGAAATAGACGAATTACAGCTGTTCTTTACAGGAACAGCATCTGAATGTTGTTATGCTATCGATATAAACAGTAAGTTTGAAATCAAACCAGGAGTAAAATCAGTAGAAAAAATTAGAAAGTTTAAAAAAGCTGTCATTACAAACGAGGTGACGTAA
- the trpC gene encoding indole-3-glycerol phosphate synthase TrpC: MTILDKIIAFKKQEVAKIKAEVPVKKLVESPNFKREIFSLKKSLLEPYSTGIIAEFKRQSPSKGIINDKATVTEVTNGYLDANVAAQSILTDTSFFGGTMADLMEARAINEQKPILRKDFIVDGFQIVEAKAIGADVVLLIATCLTAEQLKNYGQLATDLGLEVLYEIHTQEDLDKIGDVDNKIIGINNRNLKTFEVDLEHSINLANQIPDTVVKVSESGISDPRIITGLKEHGFHGFLIGENFMKTENPGQACQEFIDQIR, translated from the coding sequence ATGACTATTTTAGATAAAATAATAGCCTTTAAAAAGCAGGAAGTAGCCAAAATAAAAGCAGAAGTACCAGTTAAGAAATTAGTGGAGAGTCCGAATTTTAAAAGAGAAATATTTTCCTTAAAAAAATCGTTGTTAGAACCGTATTCAACAGGAATCATAGCAGAGTTCAAACGTCAATCACCTTCCAAAGGAATTATCAATGACAAAGCAACGGTTACCGAAGTAACCAACGGATATTTAGATGCGAATGTAGCGGCACAATCAATTTTAACCGATACCTCATTTTTTGGAGGAACAATGGCAGATTTGATGGAAGCAAGAGCCATTAACGAACAAAAACCTATTTTAAGAAAAGACTTTATTGTTGATGGATTTCAAATTGTAGAAGCTAAAGCAATTGGCGCCGATGTGGTGCTGCTAATAGCTACTTGTTTAACAGCAGAACAGTTGAAAAATTACGGACAGTTAGCCACCGATTTAGGCTTAGAAGTGTTGTATGAAATCCATACACAGGAAGATTTAGATAAAATTGGAGATGTCGATAATAAAATCATAGGAATTAACAATAGAAATTTAAAAACGTTTGAAGTAGATTTAGAGCACTCGATAAACTTGGCAAATCAAATACCCGATACTGTTGTAAAAGTTTCTGAAAGCGGAATTTCTGACCCAAGAATCATAACAGGATTAAAAGAACATGGTTTTCATGGTTTTTTAATAGGTGAAAACTTTATGAAAACAGAAAACCCAGGGCAGGCTTGTCAAGAATTTATTGATCAAATTAGATAA
- the trpD gene encoding anthranilate phosphoribosyltransferase, with the protein MKKILNTLFEQKRLTKEQSKEVLINIAQEKYNTSQIAAFITVFLMRPVSVDELSGFREALLELAIKVDLSDFNTIDLCGTGGDGKNTFNISTLTSFIVAGTGHKVAKHGNYGVSSASGSSNMLEFLGYKFTNNESTLKHQLEEANICFLHAPLFHPAMKVVAPIRKELGVKTFFNMLGPLVNPSQPQNQLVGVFNLEVARVYNYMLQQSNVNYGVVHALDGYDEISLTGDFKLFTQQAEQQISPADLGQQQISPSAIFGGNNVEEAADIFVNIINGKGTAAQNNVVLTNAAFALKTFDKNKSFEIAFEEAKDSLLGLKAKTSLEKLVY; encoded by the coding sequence ATGAAAAAAATACTAAACACCCTCTTTGAACAAAAAAGATTGACGAAAGAACAATCGAAAGAAGTATTGATAAATATTGCCCAAGAAAAATACAATACTTCACAAATAGCTGCCTTTATTACGGTGTTTTTAATGCGTCCGGTTTCGGTAGATGAATTATCAGGATTTAGAGAAGCCTTATTAGAATTGGCCATAAAAGTAGATTTATCAGACTTTAATACCATTGACTTATGTGGCACTGGAGGTGATGGAAAAAATACTTTCAATATATCAACCTTAACATCATTTATTGTAGCAGGAACAGGGCATAAGGTTGCAAAGCATGGTAATTACGGAGTGTCTTCTGCTTCGGGGTCATCAAATATGTTAGAGTTTTTAGGCTACAAGTTTACAAATAATGAATCAACCTTAAAGCATCAGTTAGAGGAAGCAAACATTTGTTTTTTACATGCACCGTTATTTCATCCAGCGATGAAAGTTGTAGCCCCTATTAGAAAAGAATTAGGCGTGAAAACATTTTTTAATATGTTAGGTCCGTTAGTAAATCCAAGTCAACCACAAAACCAATTGGTAGGCGTATTTAATTTAGAGGTTGCCAGGGTGTACAATTATATGCTTCAGCAATCAAATGTAAACTATGGAGTGGTGCATGCACTAGACGGATACGATGAAATCTCATTAACAGGAGATTTTAAATTGTTTACCCAACAGGCAGAACAACAAATTTCTCCAGCTGATTTAGGACAACAACAAATTTCTCCATCCGCTATTTTCGGAGGAAATAATGTTGAAGAAGCGGCGGATATATTTGTGAACATCATCAACGGAAAGGGAACAGCAGCCCAAAACAATGTAGTATTAACCAATGCGGCATTTGCCCTAAAAACGTTCGACAAAAACAAGAGTTTTGAAATCGCTTTTGAAGAAGCAAAAGATTCCCTCTTAGGATTGAAAGCGAAAACATCGTTAGAAAAATTAGTATATTAA
- a CDS encoding anthranilate synthase component II: MNILVLDNYDSFTYNLVHYVEDITGKLPDVYRNDEIAVEEIKNYDAIILSPGPGIPEEAGILKETIKNYAGKIPIFGVCLGLQAITEVFGGELENLNDVFHGVATEMTVTKNDTVTFKGIPETFEAARYHSWIASHNNFPEELEVTAIDEDGSIMALRHKEFAIEAVQFHPESILTPEGKKMIQNFIESVNN, from the coding sequence ATGAACATATTAGTATTAGATAATTACGATTCGTTTACCTACAATTTGGTACATTATGTAGAAGATATTACGGGAAAGTTACCCGATGTGTATCGTAACGACGAGATTGCTGTAGAAGAAATAAAAAACTACGATGCTATTATTCTGTCTCCAGGACCAGGAATTCCTGAGGAAGCAGGTATTTTAAAAGAAACGATTAAAAACTATGCAGGGAAAATTCCGATTTTTGGTGTTTGCTTAGGGTTGCAAGCCATCACCGAAGTTTTTGGAGGTGAGTTAGAGAACCTGAACGATGTATTTCACGGAGTAGCTACCGAAATGACTGTTACTAAAAATGATACCGTTACTTTTAAAGGCATTCCAGAAACCTTTGAAGCTGCACGTTACCATTCATGGATTGCTTCTCACAACAATTTTCCAGAGGAATTAGAAGTAACAGCCATCGATGAAGACGGAAGTATTATGGCATTACGCCATAAAGAATTTGCTATCGAAGCAGTACAATTCCACCCAGAAAGTATTTTAACTCCAGAAGGAAAAAAAATGATTCAGAACTTTATAGAAAGTGTAAATAACTAA
- a CDS encoding anthranilate synthase component I family protein: MKKITFKTIAKKQLADTITPVSLYLRTRDTYANSLLLESSDYHSKENSYSFLCIEPLMTIKAEDDELFVSYQKKELMRTPIQRNFYEKFDAYSDLISVDCSAEIKSFNGLYGYTTFDAVQYFETIQLQSDIAPSAIPLLQYSFYRFIVAINHFKNEMILIENIPEGEASRLSEIENLVNSQSFAKYDFTFQGEETSNITDEEFKKNVTKAKEHCKRGDVFQLVLSRQFQQQFKGDEFNVYRALRSINPSPYLFYFDYGSFKLMGSSPEAQIKIEEGQAIINPIAGTFRRTGDDEKDRALAKELANDPKENAEHVMLVDLARNDLSKHATNVTVETYKEVQYFSHVIHLVSTVTGKITGNPIEIVGDTFPAGTLSGAPKYKAMELIDRYENQTRGFYGGCVGFIGLNGNVNQAIAIRSFVSKNNTLFYQAGAGIVINSKEENELQEVNNKLAALKKALVLAEEI; the protein is encoded by the coding sequence ATGAAAAAAATAACCTTCAAAACCATAGCAAAAAAACAATTGGCAGATACGATAACGCCTGTTAGCTTGTATTTAAGAACAAGAGATACGTATGCGAACAGTTTACTGCTAGAAAGTTCAGATTATCATAGTAAAGAAAATAGCTATTCGTTTTTGTGTATAGAACCGTTGATGACCATCAAAGCAGAAGATGATGAATTGTTTGTGTCTTATCAAAAAAAGGAATTAATGAGAACGCCTATTCAAAGAAACTTTTACGAGAAATTTGATGCGTATAGTGACCTCATTTCGGTAGACTGTTCAGCGGAAATAAAATCATTTAACGGACTGTATGGGTATACGACTTTTGATGCCGTTCAGTATTTTGAAACCATTCAATTACAATCAGATATAGCACCCTCAGCAATCCCGTTACTACAGTATAGCTTTTACCGTTTTATTGTAGCAATCAATCATTTTAAAAATGAAATGATTTTGATAGAAAATATACCAGAAGGAGAAGCGTCTCGATTGTCGGAAATTGAAAATTTGGTAAACTCTCAATCGTTTGCCAAATACGATTTTACATTTCAAGGAGAAGAAACTTCTAATATTACAGATGAAGAGTTTAAGAAAAATGTTACCAAAGCAAAAGAGCATTGTAAAAGAGGAGATGTTTTTCAGTTGGTATTATCGCGTCAATTTCAACAACAATTTAAAGGAGACGAATTTAATGTATACCGAGCCTTACGTTCTATAAATCCTTCACCTTATCTTTTTTATTTTGATTATGGAAGTTTTAAATTGATGGGTTCTTCGCCAGAAGCACAAATTAAAATAGAGGAAGGTCAGGCAATCATCAATCCCATTGCAGGAACTTTTAGAAGAACAGGTGATGATGAAAAAGACAGAGCCTTGGCGAAAGAATTAGCAAACGACCCGAAAGAAAACGCAGAGCATGTAATGTTGGTGGATTTAGCCCGAAACGATTTGAGTAAACACGCCACTAATGTAACCGTTGAAACCTATAAAGAAGTACAGTATTTTAGCCATGTAATTCATTTGGTATCAACCGTAACAGGAAAAATTACCGGAAACCCGATAGAAATTGTAGGAGATACGTTTCCTGCGGGTACCTTAAGTGGAGCACCAAAATACAAAGCGATGGAGTTAATAGATAGATACGAAAATCAAACTCGCGGATTTTATGGCGGATGTGTTGGGTTTATTGGTTTGAACGGAAACGTAAATCAAGCTATTGCCATTCGTTCTTTTGTGAGTAAAAATAATACCTTGTTTTATCAAGCAGGGGCGGGAATAGTAATCAATTCAAAGGAAGAAAACGAGTTACAAGAAGTAAATAATAAATTAGCAGCACTCAAAAAAGCATTGGTGTTGGCAGAAGAAATATAA
- the asnB gene encoding asparagine synthase B, with protein sequence MCGIVCAFDLKQPSDKLRPQILEMAKKIRHRGPDWSGIYSDDKAIMAHERLAIVDPASGQQPLFSHDRRFVLAANGEIYNHNEIRKQLKEQHTFLTKSDCEVILALYKEKGVDFLDDLNGIFGFAVYDSLTDEYLVARDHMGIIPLYMGWDKHGTFYVASELKALEGFCNKIEIFPPGHYYTRENGLQKWYARDWMEYEAVKDNQTSIDEIRDALEAAVHRQLMSDVPYGVLLSGGLDSSITSAIAKKYAAKRIESDDKDAAWYPQLHSFSIGLEGSPDLIAAKKVSEYIDTIHHEITFTIQEGLDAIKDVIYNLETYDITTVRASTPMYLMARVIKSMGIKMVLSGEGADEIFGGYLYFHKAPNAEEFHKETVRKLDKLYQYDCLRANKSLMAWGIEGRVPFLDKEFMDVAMRINPKDKMINGERMEKWVLRKAFESYLPKEVAWRQKEQFSDGVGYNWIDTLKEVVEAAVTDEMMENASHRFPVQTPRAKEEYYYRSIFEEHFPSETAALTVPSVPSIACSTPTALAWDESFQNQNEPSGRAIKAVHEDAY encoded by the coding sequence ATGTGTGGAATTGTATGTGCGTTTGATTTAAAACAACCTTCAGATAAACTGAGACCTCAAATCTTAGAAATGGCTAAAAAAATTCGCCATAGAGGTCCGGATTGGAGTGGCATTTATAGTGATGATAAAGCAATTATGGCGCATGAGCGATTAGCAATTGTTGACCCTGCTTCAGGACAACAACCTTTGTTTAGCCATGACCGTAGATTTGTGCTTGCTGCCAATGGTGAGATATACAACCACAATGAAATTCGAAAACAACTCAAAGAACAACACACGTTCTTAACCAAATCTGATTGTGAAGTTATTTTAGCTTTGTATAAAGAAAAAGGGGTGGACTTTTTAGATGATTTAAACGGAATATTTGGTTTTGCTGTATACGACTCTCTTACTGATGAGTATTTGGTGGCTCGTGACCACATGGGAATTATTCCATTGTATATGGGATGGGACAAACACGGCACTTTCTATGTAGCTTCTGAATTAAAAGCTCTTGAAGGTTTTTGTAACAAAATTGAAATTTTTCCTCCAGGCCATTACTACACTCGTGAAAATGGTTTGCAAAAATGGTATGCTCGCGACTGGATGGAGTATGAAGCTGTAAAAGACAACCAAACTTCTATAGATGAAATTCGTGATGCTTTAGAGGCTGCTGTGCATCGTCAATTAATGAGTGATGTGCCTTATGGCGTGTTGTTATCTGGCGGACTAGATTCGTCTATTACCTCTGCTATTGCCAAAAAATATGCTGCGAAACGTATAGAATCTGATGATAAAGATGCTGCTTGGTATCCGCAATTGCATTCGTTCTCCATAGGTTTAGAAGGCTCTCCTGATTTAATCGCTGCTAAAAAAGTTTCTGAATATATTGATACGATACATCATGAGATTACCTTTACTATTCAAGAAGGTTTGGATGCCATAAAAGATGTAATTTACAACCTTGAAACCTATGATATTACCACGGTTCGTGCCTCTACACCTATGTATTTAATGGCGCGCGTAATTAAATCGATGGGAATAAAAATGGTGCTATCGGGTGAAGGGGCTGATGAAATTTTTGGCGGATATTTGTACTTCCACAAAGCCCCGAATGCAGAGGAATTTCACAAAGAAACTGTTAGAAAATTAGATAAGCTATATCAATACGATTGCTTGCGCGCTAATAAAAGTTTAATGGCTTGGGGAATTGAAGGTCGCGTTCCTTTCTTAGATAAAGAATTTATGGATGTTGCCATGCGCATTAACCCTAAAGATAAAATGATTAACGGAGAGCGTATGGAAAAATGGGTACTGCGAAAAGCTTTTGAAAGTTATTTGCCTAAAGAAGTGGCTTGGAGACAAAAAGAACAGTTTTCGGATGGTGTTGGTTACAACTGGATTGACACCTTGAAAGAAGTTGTAGAAGCTGCGGTTACTGATGAAATGATGGAAAATGCTTCGCACCGTTTCCCAGTACAAACACCGAGAGCCAAAGAAGAATATTATTATCGCTCAATATTTGAAGAACATTTTCCGAGTGAAACGGCTGCTTTAACAGTTCCGTCGGTGCCTTCAATTGCGTGTAGCACTCCTACAGCATTGGCATGGGACGAAAGTTTTCAAAACCAAAACGAACCATCGGGTAGAGCTATTAAAGCTGTACACGAAGATGCTTACTAG